Proteins from one Oscillatoria nigro-viridis PCC 7112 genomic window:
- a CDS encoding DUF433 domain-containing protein, with protein sequence MNSTTGLLTRITQTPGQCGGRPCIRGMRIRVTDILEMLAENVSVTEILEDFPDLELADIQACLLFAARRTDFPRLTA encoded by the coding sequence ATGAACTCAACGACTGGCTTGTTAACTCGCATTACCCAAACCCCCGGTCAGTGTGGTGGTCGTCCCTGCATTCGAGGAATGCGAATTCGAGTCACCGACATCTTAGAAATGCTGGCTGAGAACGTCAGCGTTACTGAGATTTTAGAAGATTTCCCGGACTTGGAGCTTGCAGATATTCAAGCTTGCTTACTGTTTGCTGCACGACGTACCGATTTCCCAAGACTGACGGCATGA
- a CDS encoding Hpt domain-containing protein — MFCMGASDSGQESRFLPRTGCFLEGAQIVRRTVVSDQQDRIMRLFIEEAKEHLDTLENGLVDLKSTMKDPESVQEMFRAAHSVKGGAAMLGLDSIKTTAHRLEDCFKVLKDGPVKQVDQTAESLFLKGVDTLKDLLGRLEGPFGLRNEEGEKLVHQVMPVFAQLETHLNKLASGKVQAAGSGTPAAPTAGAVPANFAVEVMTLLKEMLQVFKQKESAASRSELTAVCVRLYKLGGKIETWQNLVKTARAAIVNPKNSYKVLAPLIIKELKEAGDLVQVGKVKTIVPSKNLLLLAASPKPAEASPAAAPAAASKQVALPAEPKAVVKLLLKTFNKKQLSEIAKLLVNAIKSSN; from the coding sequence ATGTTTTGCATGGGAGCTTCCGACTCTGGGCAGGAGTCGCGTTTTCTCCCGCGAACAGGGTGCTTTCTGGAGGGTGCACAGATTGTTAGGAGGACTGTCGTGTCAGATCAGCAAGACCGAATTATGCGTTTGTTTATAGAGGAGGCTAAGGAGCACCTCGATACTCTAGAAAATGGTTTAGTGGATTTGAAGTCCACGATGAAAGACCCCGAAAGCGTCCAAGAGATGTTTCGAGCCGCCCATTCCGTGAAAGGAGGGGCGGCTATGCTCGGCTTAGATAGTATTAAAACAACCGCTCACCGCTTGGAAGATTGTTTTAAGGTGCTCAAGGACGGGCCCGTCAAGCAGGTTGACCAAACGGCAGAATCCCTATTTTTAAAGGGAGTTGATACGCTTAAGGACTTGCTGGGGCGACTGGAGGGGCCTTTCGGCTTGAGGAATGAGGAGGGAGAAAAACTCGTGCACCAGGTTATGCCTGTTTTTGCTCAACTGGAAACTCACCTCAATAAATTGGCGTCGGGCAAAGTGCAGGCTGCTGGGTCTGGTACCCCCGCCGCTCCAACAGCGGGCGCCGTACCGGCGAATTTTGCTGTTGAAGTGATGACTTTACTCAAAGAAATGTTGCAGGTGTTCAAGCAGAAAGAATCGGCTGCTAGTCGCTCTGAGTTGACGGCTGTGTGCGTTCGCCTCTATAAGTTGGGAGGTAAAATAGAGACTTGGCAAAATTTAGTAAAAACCGCTAGAGCGGCGATCGTCAATCCCAAAAACTCTTATAAAGTCTTAGCTCCGCTGATTATCAAAGAACTCAAGGAAGCTGGCGATTTAGTACAAGTGGGGAAAGTCAAGACGATCGTTCCGAGTAAAAATTTGCTACTTTTGGCAGCAAGCCCAAAACCAGCAGAGGCAAGCCCCGCAGCAGCCCCAGCCGCAGCGTCGAAGCAAGTAGCACTTCCCGCCGAACCGAAGGCGGTAGTCAAGCTTTTGCTCAAAACTTTCAACAAAAAGCAACTCTCGGAAATCGCCAAGTTACTGGTTAACGCCATCAAATCCTCGAACTAG
- a CDS encoding ParB N-terminal domain-containing protein gives MRIEEIPLNQIRRPLPRVNDQTKVAALMESIREVGLNEPIDVLEVDGRYYGFSGCHRYEACQRLGLETIRCKVRRATRAVLQMHLA, from the coding sequence ATGAGGATTGAAGAAATACCCCTCAACCAGATTCGCCGCCCCCTGCCGCGAGTCAACGACCAAACTAAAGTAGCCGCCCTCATGGAATCCATCCGCGAGGTAGGTTTAAACGAACCCATCGACGTGCTAGAAGTAGATGGTCGGTATTACGGATTTTCGGGCTGCCACCGATACGAAGCTTGCCAGCGTCTCGGTTTAGAAACTATCCGCTGTAAAGTACGCCGAGCTACCCGTGCCGTGTTGCAGATGCACTTAGCCTGA
- a CDS encoding DUF1345 domain-containing protein, whose product MKNVSQPKMHWIWSVRHRLFVSVLFAMAVAVLLPPDYLPLTRTLCIWNAGAVSFLILTWMLMLQGTPEMMRHHAQQLDAGRLTILSTIVAAACASLLAIFFLLRDTKGLSPNLLFLHLGLSVLTIVGSWMQVHTIFTMHYARSYYKNRSKQHGSYSQAGGLDFPGDEEPDYKDFLYFSFGIGMTCQVADVQITSRSTRYLVLFHSVLSFFFNTAILAMSVNIIAGLS is encoded by the coding sequence GTGAAAAATGTTTCCCAACCTAAAATGCACTGGATCTGGAGCGTCCGGCACCGCCTGTTTGTCTCTGTTCTGTTTGCTATGGCAGTTGCTGTGTTGCTGCCGCCTGATTATCTCCCCCTGACTCGGACGCTGTGCATTTGGAACGCGGGCGCGGTCAGTTTTCTGATTTTGACTTGGATGCTGATGCTGCAAGGCACTCCCGAAATGATGCGCCACCACGCTCAGCAGTTGGATGCTGGCCGCTTAACAATCTTAAGTACGATCGTGGCAGCCGCTTGTGCTAGCTTGTTAGCTATCTTCTTCCTGCTGCGCGACACCAAAGGCCTGTCGCCTAATTTGCTTTTTCTGCACTTGGGGCTTTCTGTCCTCACAATTGTTGGGTCTTGGATGCAGGTACACACTATCTTCACCATGCACTATGCCCGCAGCTACTACAAAAACCGCAGCAAGCAGCACGGCAGCTACTCGCAGGCGGGGGGTTTGGATTTTCCGGGCGACGAGGAACCAGATTACAAAGATTTTTTATATTTCTCTTTTGGTATTGGCATGACTTGCCAAGTTGCAGACGTGCAGATCACTTCTCGTTCCACGAGGTATCTCGTGCTTTTTCACAGCGTGCTGTCGTTTTTTTTTAACACCGCTATTCTGGCTATGAGCGTCAATATTATTGCGGGATTGAGTTGA